Proteins found in one Streptococcus criceti HS-6 genomic segment:
- a CDS encoding DUF1003 domain-containing protein, producing MPEDKLVYDALNHQPYHLTEGVFLSEIDGRLKHLITHDYPYLEDGDFISNKDLLHYRLLFLNRTIERAQDKNDRVRETVYQVSKNKDYQTVDVPEAWDRKVTFGQRIADDVARFGGSWTFIISFTLFMAAWMALNVYQPFGIHFDAYPFILLNLALSTLAAIQAPLIMMSQNRASDYDRFQAKNDFNVNKKSEEGIRLLHTKMDHLVQQDQSDLLEVQKLQTEMLASITQQLDNLQQTNYELKEQLVTKKLPS from the coding sequence ATGCCAGAAGATAAGCTCGTTTACGACGCTTTAAACCATCAACCCTATCACTTGACAGAAGGGGTCTTTTTATCGGAAATTGATGGCCGACTCAAACATCTGATTACACATGATTATCCTTATTTGGAGGATGGCGATTTTATCTCCAACAAAGATCTCCTCCATTACCGCTTGCTCTTTCTCAACCGAACGATTGAACGGGCTCAGGATAAAAATGACCGTGTGCGAGAGACTGTTTATCAGGTTTCTAAGAATAAGGACTACCAGACTGTTGATGTACCCGAGGCTTGGGACCGCAAGGTAACCTTTGGCCAGCGGATAGCCGATGATGTTGCTCGCTTTGGTGGTTCATGGACCTTTATTATCAGTTTTACCCTCTTTATGGCAGCCTGGATGGCTCTCAATGTTTATCAGCCCTTTGGGATTCATTTTGATGCTTATCCTTTTATTTTGCTCAATCTGGCCCTATCAACTCTGGCAGCTATTCAAGCTCCCCTGATTATGATGAGCCAGAACCGAGCTTCTGATTATGATCGCTTCCAAGCCAAAAATGATTTTAATGTCAATAAAAAGTCTGAGGAAGGCATTCGCCTGCTCCACACCAAGATGGACCACTTGGTTCAACAAGACCAATCAGACCTCTTGGAAGTGCAGAAGTTGCAAACTGAAATGTTAGCTTCTATTACCCAACAGCTGGATAATTTGCAACAGACCAATTATGAGCTTAAGGAGCAGTTAGTCACAAAAAAACTTCCTAGTTAA